In one Desulfoferula mesophila genomic region, the following are encoded:
- a CDS encoding sensor histidine kinase, which translates to MLDEMRRRWSVIPTWIKVVPVAGLLVGLGLANWWLLPLRPDLAAFVQRLFFLPLFMASLLFGLKGGLICAALIGLNYLDFFHDPANGRAATYLMALELSLYFFTGALTGFLVDRERREAKRLKEAENLALLGQAAGAVAHELKTPLIAIGGFAQRIQRDLPPDHPYRHQLKILVDQVSHMEALLRQMLDYTRPLELRPVPVDPAELVQEVFLLTEAMAKKRAVRLAHELGGKELTVPADRIRLKQVLINLVQNAVQASPRGGVVVVRALEDKEHLTLEIMDQGPGIAPEEQKNIFLPFFTTKKGGTGLGLAITRKNVLAHHGELVLQSAPGKGSTFRVVLPRAGEGAAAATP; encoded by the coding sequence ATGCTCGATGAAATGCGCCGCCGCTGGAGCGTGATCCCGACCTGGATCAAGGTGGTGCCGGTGGCCGGCCTCTTGGTCGGGTTGGGCCTTGCCAACTGGTGGCTGCTACCCCTGCGGCCCGATCTTGCCGCCTTTGTGCAGCGCCTGTTCTTTTTGCCCCTGTTCATGGCCAGCCTGCTCTTTGGTCTCAAGGGCGGGCTCATCTGCGCCGCGCTGATCGGCCTCAACTACCTGGACTTCTTCCACGACCCCGCCAACGGCCGCGCCGCCACCTATTTGATGGCCCTTGAGCTGTCGCTCTACTTCTTCACCGGCGCCCTCACCGGCTTTTTGGTGGACCGGGAGCGCCGCGAGGCCAAGCGACTCAAAGAGGCTGAAAACCTGGCTCTTTTGGGCCAAGCCGCCGGGGCGGTGGCCCATGAGCTCAAAACCCCCTTGATCGCCATAGGCGGCTTTGCCCAGCGCATCCAGCGCGACCTGCCCCCGGACCACCCCTACCGCCATCAGCTGAAGATCCTCGTGGACCAGGTAAGCCACATGGAGGCCCTGTTGCGCCAGATGCTGGACTACACCCGGCCCCTGGAGTTGCGTCCGGTGCCGGTGGACCCGGCCGAGTTGGTCCAGGAGGTCTTTCTCCTCACCGAGGCCATGGCCAAGAAACGGGCGGTGCGCCTGGCCCACGAGCTGGGCGGCAAAGAGCTCACTGTGCCCGCAGACCGCATCCGGCTCAAGCAGGTGCTCATAAACCTGGTGCAAAACGCGGTGCAGGCCTCGCCCCGGGGCGGGGTGGTGGTGGTCAGGGCCCTGGAAGACAAGGAACACCTCACCCTGGAGATAATGGACCAGGGTCCGGGCATCGCCCCGGAAGAACAGAAAAACATCTTCCTGCCCTTTTTCACCACCAAAAAGGGGGGAACCGGCCTGGGCCTGGCCATCACCCGCAAGAACGTGCTGGCCCATCATGGCGAGTTGGTTCTGCAAAGCGCCCCGGGCAAGGGCAGCACCTTCCGGGTGGTCCTGCCCCGCGCCGGCGAAGGCGCTGCCGCCGCCACACCCTAG